The Acidobacteriota bacterium genome includes a window with the following:
- the speY gene encoding deoxyhypusine synthase — protein MAKTPTAQSRYRKDLSEMPDWMKKKSCPNRHKFMSGKRVLPKNLTGKEKLEDIVDDAFLAYNSGRLREACQLFTEKMLEPDVTIGMSLSGALTPAGLGCSSIVPLIKAGFVDWIVATGAILYHDLHFALNYPIRMGSFTMDDTELRDNDIVRVYDVLMGYSDCLMATDETLRNILVQSEFQKEMGTGELHHLLGKYAAEWERKAGLKDVSVLAAAYRAGVPCYTSSPGDSTIGMNVAGVELRGNKLRLNPSIDVNETTAIVLAAKRGGGRSAVVLWGGGSPKNFMLQTEPQIQEVLRIKEFGQDFFLQVTDARPDTGGLSGATPSEAVSWGKVDPDRLPDAVVCYTDTTIAMPILTHYALARHKKRKLRRLYQARLGLLKALTKEYFTHNKVKMLDGTDPVLG, from the coding sequence ATGGCCAAGACACCGACCGCGCAGAGCCGATATCGCAAGGACCTGTCCGAAATGCCGGACTGGATGAAGAAGAAATCCTGTCCCAATCGGCACAAGTTCATGTCCGGCAAGCGCGTGCTTCCGAAGAACCTCACCGGCAAAGAGAAGCTGGAAGACATCGTCGACGATGCGTTTCTGGCGTACAACTCGGGCCGGCTGCGTGAAGCCTGCCAGTTGTTTACCGAGAAGATGCTCGAGCCGGATGTCACTATCGGCATGAGCCTGTCCGGGGCGCTGACACCCGCCGGCCTGGGATGCTCGTCCATAGTGCCGCTCATCAAGGCGGGATTCGTGGACTGGATTGTCGCCACCGGCGCGATTCTCTATCACGACCTGCACTTCGCGCTGAACTATCCCATCCGGATGGGCAGCTTCACGATGGACGACACCGAACTGCGCGACAACGACATCGTCCGCGTCTACGACGTGTTGATGGGCTATAGCGACTGCCTGATGGCCACCGACGAGACGCTGCGTAACATCCTGGTCCAGTCCGAATTCCAGAAGGAGATGGGCACCGGCGAGTTGCACCATCTGCTGGGCAAGTACGCCGCCGAGTGGGAGCGCAAGGCTGGCCTCAAGGACGTGTCGGTGCTGGCGGCCGCGTACCGCGCTGGCGTGCCGTGCTACACCTCGTCGCCGGGCGACTCGACTATCGGCATGAACGTTGCGGGCGTGGAGCTGCGTGGCAACAAACTTCGGCTGAACCCGTCCATCGATGTCAACGAAACGACCGCAATCGTGCTGGCGGCCAAACGCGGCGGCGGCCGGAGTGCCGTGGTGCTGTGGGGCGGCGGCAGCCCGAAGAACTTCATGCTGCAGACCGAACCACAGATCCAGGAGGTGCTCCGCATCAAGGAGTTCGGCCAGGACTTCTTCCTGCAGGTGACCGACGCTCGCCCCGACACCGGGGGACTGAGCGGCGCGACCCCGAGCGAGGCGGTGAGCTGGGGCAAGGTGGATCCGGACCGGTTGCCTGATGCCGTCGTGTGCTATACGGACACGACCATCGCGATGCCAATCCTCACGCACTACGCGCTGGCAAGGCACAAGAAGCGGAAGTTGCGCCGGCTGTACCAGGCGCGCCTGGGCCTGCTGAAGGCCCTGACGAAGGAGTACTTCACGCACAATAAAGTCAAAATGCTCGACGGCACAGATCCGGTGCTCGGCTGA
- a CDS encoding type III PLP-dependent enzyme encodes MAKTTPAQLKTLAAQHGTPLVVVNHDILRQNYEQFRKYLPRVQAYFAVKANPAPEIVRTLFRVGASFDVASFPEFMLVYDFIKKRPAAERQAFVWDKIVYANPIKPKDTLHALDKYKPLVTFDNRTEIGKVRDFAPHAGLLLRIRVPNTGSMVELSSKFGCEPGEAVALIEEAHNAGLVVEGLSFHVGSQCTNFENFVQALNMSAAVRHEALSRGFDMKILDIGGGFPVRYNRHVQPFSQLARIINAEINRLFPKEMEIIAEPGRFFVATAVISIAKVIGKAVRDGKPCYYIDDSVYHTFSGLIFDHCPYHFKAFRKGPTEVCAVFGQTCDGLDTISQSEALPELQLDDLVYSEDIGAYSNASATWFNGFPPAKVVHINE; translated from the coding sequence ATGGCCAAGACGACTCCTGCCCAACTCAAGACGCTGGCGGCGCAGCACGGCACGCCGCTCGTCGTGGTCAACCACGATATCCTCCGGCAGAACTACGAGCAGTTCAGGAAGTACCTGCCGCGCGTGCAGGCGTACTTCGCTGTCAAGGCGAATCCGGCGCCCGAGATCGTGCGGACGCTGTTTCGCGTCGGGGCGAGCTTTGACGTAGCGTCGTTTCCCGAGTTCATGCTCGTGTACGACTTCATCAAGAAACGGCCGGCCGCCGAGCGGCAGGCGTTCGTGTGGGACAAGATCGTCTACGCAAATCCCATCAAACCGAAGGACACGCTGCACGCGCTCGACAAGTACAAACCGCTCGTCACCTTCGACAACCGCACCGAAATTGGCAAGGTCCGCGATTTCGCGCCGCATGCCGGGTTGCTGCTGCGCATCCGGGTGCCGAACACTGGATCGATGGTCGAGTTGTCCTCCAAGTTCGGCTGCGAGCCGGGCGAGGCTGTTGCCCTGATTGAAGAAGCACACAACGCCGGGCTGGTCGTGGAAGGCCTGAGCTTCCACGTGGGCAGCCAGTGCACAAACTTCGAGAACTTCGTCCAGGCGCTCAACATGTCGGCGGCGGTGCGGCACGAAGCGCTCTCGCGCGGCTTCGACATGAAAATCCTCGACATCGGCGGCGGATTTCCCGTGCGCTACAACCGCCACGTCCAGCCGTTCAGCCAGCTGGCGAGGATCATCAACGCCGAGATCAACAGGCTGTTTCCCAAGGAGATGGAGATCATTGCCGAACCGGGCCGCTTCTTCGTGGCCACGGCGGTGATCTCGATCGCCAAGGTCATCGGCAAGGCCGTCCGTGACGGCAAGCCGTGCTACTACATCGACGACAGCGTCTATCACACGTTTTCGGGGCTCATCTTCGACCACTGCCCGTATCACTTCAAGGCGTTCAGGAAAGGCCCGACCGAGGTGTGTGCGGTGTTTGGGCAGACGTGCGATGGTCTCGACACGATCTCGCAGTCGGAGGCGCTTCCGGAACTCCAGCTCGACGACCTGGTCTACTCCGAGGACATCGGCGCATACAGCAACGCATCAGCGACCTGGTTCAACGGCTTCCCGCCAGCGAAGGTCGTGCACATCAACGAATAG
- a CDS encoding 6-carboxytetrahydropterin synthase, with amino-acid sequence MYSVTKRIDFCYGHRLLDYDGICKHPHGHNATAEIEVRSGQLDSRCMVCDFGDIKRVVKSWIDEHIDHKMVLRRDDPLVKPLQEQNEPLFLVDANPTVEHIAKIIYDYARSQGFPVEAVRVWETPTSCATYSGE; translated from the coding sequence ATGTACTCCGTCACCAAGCGCATCGACTTCTGCTACGGCCACCGGTTGCTCGACTACGACGGGATCTGCAAGCATCCGCATGGCCACAATGCGACCGCCGAGATCGAAGTGCGGAGCGGGCAACTCGACAGCCGCTGCATGGTCTGCGACTTCGGCGACATCAAGCGCGTCGTGAAGTCCTGGATCGACGAGCATATCGATCACAAGATGGTCCTGCGCCGGGACGACCCGCTCGTCAAACCGCTGCAGGAGCAGAACGAACCGCTGTTCCTCGTGGACGCCAATCCCACCGTCGAACACATCGCGAAGATCATCTACGACTACGCGAGGTCGCAGGGCTTCCCGGTCGAGGCCGTGCGTGTCTGGGAAACGCCTACGTCGTGTGCCACCTATAGCGGCGAGTAA
- a CDS encoding HAD hydrolase-like protein produces the protein MLLVFDFDGTLVDSIRDLAESASDLSAEYGGCRLDDQTVTMMVGEGAQTLVERILAQAGVAGPQPGALSRFLEIYDRRMLDHTIPYAGMIETLTTVSRSHQLAILTNKPEQATRRIMSHTGLDRFFHDCVFGDGSLPRKPDPEGLGWLMGRNGASAAQTLLVGDSDVDVATARAAGVQLCIARYGFGFDRVDVATLRDDDVIIDRPEELLTALLT, from the coding sequence ATGCTGCTGGTCTTTGATTTCGACGGAACGCTCGTGGATTCCATCCGCGATCTGGCCGAGTCGGCCAGCGATCTCTCGGCGGAGTATGGCGGGTGCCGGCTCGACGACCAGACCGTCACCATGATGGTTGGCGAGGGCGCGCAGACGCTGGTCGAACGCATCCTCGCCCAGGCCGGCGTCGCCGGCCCGCAGCCAGGCGCGCTCAGCCGCTTCCTTGAGATCTACGATCGACGGATGCTCGATCACACCATCCCATACGCGGGGATGATCGAGACTCTCACAACGGTGAGCCGCTCTCACCAACTGGCGATACTGACCAACAAGCCCGAGCAGGCCACTCGCCGCATCATGAGCCACACGGGTCTCGATCGGTTCTTCCACGACTGCGTGTTCGGCGACGGGTCGCTTCCGCGCAAGCCGGATCCAGAAGGCCTCGGGTGGTTGATGGGTCGGAACGGAGCGTCGGCGGCGCAGACCTTGCTCGTTGGCGATTCGGACGTCGACGTGGCCACGGCCCGTGCGGCCGGCGTGCAACTGTGCATCGCGCGTTACGGATTCGGTTTTGATCGCGTTGACGTGGCGACACTTCGAGACGACGACGTGATCATCGACCGGCCAGAGGAATTGCTGACGGCACTGCTGACGTAG